One Euphorbia lathyris chromosome 1, ddEupLath1.1, whole genome shotgun sequence DNA segment encodes these proteins:
- the LOC136225006 gene encoding sec-independent protein translocase protein TATB, chloroplastic, with product MASFISTPTSLCSVSTSKRSFLYQHSSSSNSNSNSNYGTLKLWIPQMGTGPFSTWNGLKHLGLSINTISLKKEKKKGRRKGRMVFASLFGVGAPEALVIGVVALLVFGPKGLAEVARNLGKTLRAFQPTIRELQDVSREFKSTLEREIGLDDIPSQTQNPYSSNRPNPGSVISSVGSPGKSPTEADPNGAPSQPEAYTTEDYLKITEEQLKASAIQQQEVTPPPAPAPAENQTESPPNEIVSGAAKETAMPPPQKPETEV from the exons ATGGCCTCCTTTATTTCTACACCCACATCCTTGTGTTCCGTTTCTACAAGCAAAAGATCATTTCTTTACcaacattcttcttcttcaaattcaaattcaaattcaaactaTGGAACCCTCAAGCTCTGGATTCCTCAAATGGGTACCGGTCCTTTCTCTACCTGGAACGGTCTAAAGCATCTGGGTCTTTCAATCAACACAATATCTCTCAAAAAAG agaagaagaaggggagGCGTAAGGGTAGAATGGTCTTTGCATCTTTGTTTGGGGTTGGAGCTCCAGAGGCTTTGGTTATTGGAGTGGTGGCTTTACTGGTTTTTGGTCCCAAAGGTCTGGCTGAG GTTGCTCGTAATTTAGGGAAGACTCTACGTGCATTTCAACCCACCATTCGAGAACTCCAG GATGTTTCAAGGGAATTCAAGAGCACTCTTGAGCGAGAAATCGGCCTCGATGATATTCCAAGTCAAACACAAAACCCATATAGCTCTAACAGACCAAATCCTGGCTCTGTAATTTCATCTGTTGGCAGCCCAGGGAAGTCCCCAACTGAAGCTGACCCCA ATGGTGCTCCATCTCAACCCGAAGCATACACGACAGAAGATTACTTGAAAATCACAGAGGAGCAGCTAAAAGCCTCTGCTATACAACAGCAAGAGGTCACACCTCCTCCAGCTCCAGCTCCAGCAGAAAACCAGACTGAATCTCCTCCAAATGAAATTGTATCAGGTGCTGCTAAAGAAACTGCAATGCCTCCACCACAAAAACCAGAAACTGAAGTATGA